Proteins encoded together in one Campylobacter concisus window:
- a CDS encoding heavy-metal-associated domain-containing protein, with protein sequence MKTFEVNNVHCQNCANTIKNALEDDFGEIKVDLSKEPRQVSLDIKDGDVEKFKSEMADLGFDVIKEL encoded by the coding sequence ATGAAAACATTTGAGGTAAATAACGTGCATTGCCAAAACTGCGCAAATACTATAAAAAACGCACTTGAAGATGACTTTGGCGAGATAAAAGTCGATCTTAGCAAAGAGCCAAGACAAGTAAGCCTTGATATAAAAGATGGCGATGTAGAGAAATTTAAATCAGAAATGGCTGATCTGGGATTTGACGTTATAAAGGAGCTTTGA
- a CDS encoding GNAT family N-acetyltransferase: MIKNAQKQDAKICIKLLNLAMEDIAYKLSGYDDPIKSDEILEKFFESETNRLSYKNVYVYKRDDVIIAAMCAYFGGDAWQLDREISQHLKALGKDAKVEKECFDDEFYIDSIAVDEKFRGQGLAKELILHSFAKAKELGHKKVSLIVDVNKPKVRKFYESLGFKFNTKKIINLHEYDHMIKEII, encoded by the coding sequence ATGATAAAAAATGCTCAAAAACAAGATGCAAAAATCTGCATAAAACTACTAAATTTAGCGATGGAGGATATCGCCTACAAGCTAAGTGGCTACGACGATCCTATAAAAAGCGATGAAATTTTGGAGAAATTTTTTGAAAGCGAGACAAACAGACTTAGCTATAAAAATGTCTATGTCTATAAACGTGACGACGTGATCATCGCTGCGATGTGCGCTTACTTTGGTGGCGACGCATGGCAGCTTGATAGAGAAATTTCACAGCATCTAAAGGCGCTTGGCAAAGATGCCAAGGTAGAAAAAGAGTGCTTTGATGATGAGTTTTATATAGATAGCATCGCTGTGGATGAGAAATTTAGAGGCCAAGGTCTTGCAAAAGAGCTTATCTTGCACTCATTTGCCAAAGCAAAAGAGCTAGGACATAAAAAGGTCTCGCTGATAGTTGATGTAAATAAGCCAAAAGTTCGTAAATTTTACGAGAGCCTTGGCTTTAAATTTAACACCAAAAAGATCATAAATTTACACGAATACGACCACATGATAAAGGAGATAATATGA